Below is a window of Myxococcota bacterium DNA.
ATCCCGATTCGGAAGCCACGGAACCCTCGGAGCCCCCACCGCGTGGGCTCGGGGCCGTGCGCGCGTGCTCGCAGGCGCGGTGGCTTCGGCCGTCCTGGTCACGGCCAGCTTCCCGCCTCTCGACCTCGCGCCGCTGGCCTGGATCGCCCTGGTCCCGCTCTTCGTCGTGCTGCGCGATGCGCGCCCGGGGCTGGGTGCGCTCGCGGGCAGCACCTTCGCCGTCGCGCTCTGCGCGCTGCTGGCTTCCTGGCTGCCGGGTCTCGTGGATGGTTTCTTCGCCGTGGGTCTCGGCGGGTCGTTGGCGCTCGCGAGTGGCGTCGCGCTCTACTTCGCCCTGCCCTTCGCGCTGCTCGGTGCCGGCCTCGCCGCGGCCGGGAATCGCGCCGGCCCGATCGCCGTCGGTGCCGCCTGGTGGTGCTGCGAAGCACTGCGTTTCGCGGGCCCGCTCGAGTTGCCCTGGGCACTGCTCGCCTACAGCCAGTCGGCAGTCCTGCCCTTCGTGCAGGCAGCCGACACGGTCGGCGCACTCGGGCTCGGCGCCGTGCTCGCCGCCGCCAACGCCGTACTCGCGGAAGTCGTGCGCGGCCTGCGGCGTCCCGCGTTCCCGCGTGTGGAGAGCGCCGTCGTGCTGGCGTCGCTCATCGCGGCGTGGCTCTACGGAACCGACGCGCTTCGTCACCACTTCGAACAGGGCGACGCACTCGATGTCGTGGTCGTCCAGGGCGGCCTCTCGCGCACCCAGCGGCTCGCCCCCGATGCGCACGCCGACAATCTCGGCCACTACCTCGCACTGAGCGAACGTGCTGGCCCGAACGCCGACCTGGTCGTCTGGCCCGAGCTCGCGCTTCGCTTCGATCCCTCCCAGCGTCCGGACCTCTGGCAGGAGTTCTCGGAACACACGCGCCGCTCCACCGCCGACTGGTTGGTGGGCGCGCCGGGGTCCCGCACCCGCGCGCTCCTGCGCGAGCCCGTCAACACCGCGCTGCTCGTGCGCGCGGGTCGGATCCGGGGTCGCCATGAGAAGGTGCGGCTGGTCCCGTTCTCGGAGACGCAACCGCGCTGGTCTCCGATCGAGCGCTCGCGCTTCGCGGCGGGCCTCTCCCTGCACCCGCTCGAGGGCGAGGCCGCCCGGGTCGGGGTGTTGCTCTGCTCCGAAGCCTTGTTCCCCGCGCTCGCGCGCGAGCTCGCCGCGAAGGGAGCGAACCTGCTGGTGAACCCCTCGAACGACGATTGGTTCGCGAGCCCGGCCGCGACCGCTCATCAGGTGGCCGTGGGCGTCTTTCGCGCCGTCGAGAACCGACGCCCCTGGCTGCGTCCGTCGACCACCGGGAGCAGCGTCGTCATCGACGCTCATGGCCGTGTCCTCGCGCGCGCGCCCTACGGTGAACCCGCCGTACTCCGCGCGCGCGTCCACCCCACGAACGTCAACAGCCCCCGGGCGCGACTCGCAAACTGGGTGCCCCCGGCCGCGTCGGGCGCCCTACTCTCTTGCGTGTGGCTCTTCGCCGTCGGACGGCGCAGGCCCGAATGAGGTCCCTCGTCATGCAGAACACCCATCCCCGTCGCGCCTCGGCGCCCCTCGTTTCCGCGCTCGCGCTGCTGCTCGGCGCCAGTCTGCTCTCGCCCGGCGCCGCTCGCGCAGGCGGGGCCGGCGGCAACACCATCCCGTGCGAGGCGACCCAACAGATCCACTTCGTCCTCGACGACGACGGCGACGGTTTCCGCGACCCGGGCGAGACCACGGCGTGTGCGAACCCGGTCGTCGACAACAGCGGCGCCTTCCCCGTCGTGACGAACGGGGTCGGCGGAACCGTGTGCCTGCCGGCCGTGCAGGCGCAGATGCGCGGCACGCTGACGGTGATCGCCGACGACGACGCCAAGGACTCGAACGTCACGACCCTCGGCCAGAACACGGGCGAGGTGCTGACCCTGCTCTTCGAACTCCGCCACCAGAACCAGGTCGCACGCGTCGCCGACTCCTACACCGCGACGAACCTCGTCGATCTGATCCTCGGCAACTGGAACAACCGCATCACCTCCGAGTCTCGCATCTTCGGTCTGCAGTTCACCGGCGCCCTGCTGCTCACCCCCGCCACGATCAGCGCCCAGCCCGTGATCGAGGGCTCCTTCGACGATCTGGCCATCAAGCTCTCCCAGGTGGCCCAGGACTTCGGACTCGTCGTGAACGCGAACGACGTGGTGCCGCTCATCTCGGACGCCGCACGCGACGGCGTGCGCAAGCGTTTCATCCAGTCGAACCCGTCGCTGTGTGGCGACGCGGCGACGAGCACGCCGGCGGGCTGCGGCGAGCTCGAGGCCGAGGAGAGCGGTTCCCTCGCCTCGATCGCCGAGTTCCGGATCACGCTGAGCTTCGCCGAGAAGGTTCCCGGGGCGCCGCCGACCTGCTCCTAGGGTGAACGTCTTCGCATCGACTCGGAGGTCCGCATGACCTCTGCGGGGCCTGCTGCCCGCATCGGACTCGCCGTGCTCGCGGTGGTGGCCGCCGGTGCCTGGATCCTGCACCTGGACCTCGCGCTGCGGGGACGGCTCGCGTGGGCGCCGATCTACGTGACGCCCGCAACGTCACCGACCGACGCACCGCAGGTCTCCAGCTTCTGGCCCGAGACGCCTGCATCGGCGACGGACCTGCGTCCCGGCGATCGGTTGATCTCGGTCGGCCAGCGCTCGCTCGTCGGCGCGTCGCGCATGGGCGTGCTCGCTGCGCTCTACGGCGCCGCCGACGCGTCGGGACGCGTGGATCTCGAAGTCGATCGGGCCGGTGAGACGCGCGCCGCGTTCCTGGAGCTGCGTCCCTACAACGCGCCGTGGAGCTTTACACCGGTCATCCTGGGCCTCTGGGTCGCCGCAGTCCTGATCGCTTTGCGTTCGGACTCGCGCGCCGGACGCGCGTTCGCCTGGATGTGCCTGGCCTACGCCACGCACTGGGCGGCCTTCTTGTCGGGAGGGGAGTGGCGCACCGGGTTGGGACTGCCGCTCTACGCGCTGGCGATCGGCTTCACCGGCCCCCTCGCCCTGCGAGCGTTCCTGCTCTTCCCCGGTGCGGCCCGCGAACCGCGCTGGCCCTGGCTCTTCCTGGTCATCGCGCCCCTCCTGACGAGCTGGCAGATCGGGGCGCCGCTCGCTCCCGAGATCGGGCTGCCGCTGCTGTTCGCGAGCTACGCGCTCCTGGTGGTGTGCATTCTGGCGGTGGTCGCCCGTGTGTACGTCCGCTCCGACGTTCGCGCCCGGCGGCAGCTGCGCTGGATCGCACTCGGCCTCTACCTGGCGCTCGTCCCGATCGCGGCCGCAGCCGTCGCCGGCGGGTTCGTCCCGGCCTGGCGTCCCGCCTACGAGTGGAGCCTGCTCGCGCTGCTGTTCATGCCGGTCTGTCTGACGCTGGCCCTCGTCCGCTACAACCTCTTCGACATCGATCGACTCATTTCGGTGACGGCGTCGTATTCGCTGCTCGGCGTCGTCGCGTTGGCCTTCGGCATCGGCGTGGCACCACGCGTCGCCGCCGCCACCAGCCGCGCGACGAGCGTCGACCCGAACCTCGCCCAGGGGGTCTTCGCGCTCGCGATCGGCGCCGGGCTCTTCTTCGGCGGGCGCGCCCTGCGCCCGCGCATCGAGGGGTTCTTCTTCCGGGAGCGACGCGCCCTCGACGAGGGGGTGCGTGAGCTGCGGGTGCAACTGCGCGGCTTCGACGCGCCGGGACCCCTCTTCGAACGCTTGGGAACCGAGCTCTCACAGCTGCTCGGACTCACCGACCTGGCCATCTATGCCCGCACCGACGAGCACTTCGTCCCGGTCTTCGGTGCCGGCGCGAGCGTCGCTCCGAGCTTCGACGTCCGCGGACGCCTGGCCGCCCTCGTCGAAGACGCGGACCGCGCCATTCCCGAGGAGCGCTGGCGGCGCTGGCAGAGCGCGACGCTCCTCGAAGAGGTCGAGGCCGCGAGTCTCGAAGCGCTCGACGCGCAGCTCCTGCTCCCGATCCGCGGAGACAAGCACCTCCAGGCGTTCCTGGTGCTGGGCGAGAAGGCCTCGGGTGACGTCTACACCCCGGTGGACCTCGCCCTGCTCGAAGGACTCGCCGAGGGGGTGGCCCTGCAGCTCGAGCGTTTCGACGCCGCGGCCATCGTGCGGGTGGAACGCGAGCGGCAGGAGCGACTGGCGGGCTACGTCCCGGCCGCCGTGCGCGACGCCCTGAGCCGGGCCAGCTCCGACGTCCCGGCGGGCGAACAGGAAGTGAGCGTCCTCTTCGTCGACATCCGCGGCTACACCGGGTTCTCCGAGCAGCGCCGCCCCGACGAGATCTTCCAGGTCGTCAGCGCCTACACCGCCGCGGTCTCGGACGTCGTGCGCGAGCACCAGGGCTGGGTCGTCGACTTCCAGGGCGACGGCCTGATGGCGGTCTTCGGAGCTCCGCGCCGCCACCCGCAGAAGGAGGCCGCCGCGGTGCGCGCGGCCCTGACCCTCGTCCACGATCTCTCGCTCGAAGAGCACACCGGCGAACCCCTCACCGTGGGCGTCGGAGTCGCGACCGGACCGGCCTACGTCGGACACATCCAGTCGAGCGAACGGCGGATCTGGTGCGTCCTCGGGAACACCACCAACCTCGCGGCGCGCCTCCAGTCCCTCACCCGCGACCTGGGCGTCGAAGTCGTCATCGACGACGCCACGCGCAACGCCGCCGGCGAAGCCGCCGCGCGCTTCGAGAGCCGGCCCCCGGTGCGGGTGCGGGGGCGCAGCACCGCGCTCCCCCTACACGTCGTCTAGGATTGGCGGGACGGACGCTCGCGCAGGGCGGACCAGGCCGCGGCCGCGAGCAAGAGCGCCGTCAGCGCGAGCGCGAAGGGCGTCAAGCCCGGCACGGGGAAGCCGAGCACGACTTCGTCGATGGTGCCCGTGGTGACCACCGTATCGCCGCTCGCCAGCGCGAAGATGCGCTGACTCTGCAGGGTCGCGTCGGCGTTGATCGCCGCCGCCAGCGCCGACGCGAGCGACGCGGCCGTCTGACCTGCCGTCGTCGCCACGATCACGACGACCCCGTTCACGGTGATCGAGACGAAACCCGTCCCGATGACGCTGGGGAGCTGGTAGGCCTGGTCCGCATCGTCGGTATCGAGGGGCTTCACGATCACGATGTAGTTCGAACCGGCGCCGGGCGCGAGGTTGCCACCGAGCGCGACGGGACCCGCGGCGAAGTCACGGCGCAGGACGTCGAACTCCTGGACGGGATCCGGGTCGGCGATGTCGACCAGCATGGTCGTCGGCGTGAAGTCCTGGGCGAGCCAGCTCGGCTCGGCCGTCGCGCGCGTGTCGTAGCCGATGTAGACCGTCGCGTCCTGAGCGAGCGAGAACTGCAGGTGCGGATTCGTGGAGACGTTCTTGTCGTTGTTGGCGGTCTGGATCCACTCGGCACACTCGAGCTCCTCGGGCACGTCGACCAGCACGTGGCTCTGGGGGTTCGTGCGATCCGTGTAGTAGTGGTCGCCCCCTTCGAGGGTCGCGAGCACGTAGCTGTTCGCCGTGGAGGCCGAGATCCCCGAGACGAGGGCCGGGATCGACGGGCAGGCGCGGTCGCGCACCAGCGAGAAGACGTAGTCGAAGGGACCCTCGTCGTGGGTGCCGTCGAAGGCCGTGTCGCCGAAACCGGAGACCGCGACGGTCCAGCGACCGCCACCGCCCGGCGGCACGGTGAAGGTGCGGGCCGGCAGGAGCGCGCGCGCGGCGTCGTCATCGGCGCTCGAGCTCGGCGCGACGCCGTTCGGATCCCAGAGGCCGACGACCGGGTCCGGGCGCTCGCCTGCGCCGAAGTCGAAGCCGCTGTCGCGGAGGTCGTAGACCGAGGCGAACAGGCGATCGCCCTCTTCCAGCTCGATCGCGTAGTAGTCGACGTCGTTGGCGGCGAGCGTGGCGCGCACCAGGCCGCCGTTGCCGGCGAGCAGGTTCGCGCGCGCGGCGACGTCGTTGTCCGCGCCCGTGAGGTCGTGCTCGAGGGGCAGCGCTCCGTCGCGCGCGACGGAGAGCACCAGCTCATAGGGCGCCAACGCCTGGAGTGCCTCATCGTGGGTGCCATCGAAGGCGGCGTCACCGAATCCGCTCACCCCCAGCTCGAACACGCCGGTACCTCCCGCGAGATGACCGAGCTGGTTGCCGAAGCCCGGTCCCCCGTCGTCGTCGAGGCTGAGCGCGGGAAGTGCCCCTCCGCTGAACACGCCGAGTACGGGGTCGAGGAAGGCGCCCGAATTCGCGTCGAACAAGGTGGCGAGCAACAAGTCGCCGCTCGTCAGGGAAACCGCATAGGCATCGATGTCGCCCGCATCGAGATGCCCGCGCACCAGCACCGGACCGCCGCCGAAGCGGTCGAAGAAATCCGCGCCGCCCGTCGGAATCGGCTCGGCGCTGGCCAGCCCGTCCACCTCGGCGCCCCCCGGGTCGAGGAACGGCTGGTCTTCGAACTCGGTCCAGTCAGCGGAAGCGACGAAGGGCAGGAGCAGCGCGAGCGCGCTCCCCCAGGCCGCGACCTGGCGTCGGAGGGGGGGTCGCATGGCGGGGGAAATTCTACGCCCATCCTTCCGCGCGACACCACTCCCTCGGGGAAGATCCACCGTTCCAGGCCTCCGCCTCTCGAAATCCACGAGCCCGTGCGTCGTCTGGACGGCGGTTTTTGGGACATCGGCCCGGGCCGCGCGTCGTCGGTGACCCGGGTGACCCAGGCCGGAAGCGCGTCCGCCGAGGGGCCGCGAAGCGATGGGGGCGTCTAGAACGGGACGTCGTCGTCGGACGGAGGCGGGGCGTCGTCGACCGGGAACGGGTCCCCCGCGCCGGCGCTCGCCGAGAGGCGCTCGAGGGTCCACACGTCGAGACTGTTGAAGTACTTCGTCTCGCCGCGCGGGCTCTGCCACTCACGACCCCGCAGGCTGAACTCGACCTTCACCTCTTCGCCCACCTCGAAGCCGTCGAGGTTCTCGCAGCGATCCCCGGTCAGCTGGAAGAGCACGTACTGGGGATAGCGGGGGTTGTCGCCCAGCTCGACGACGAACTCGCGCTTGCGAAAGCGCTCGGTCACCTGCTGGGTGTCGAAGAGTGCGTGAATGCGTCCGGTCGTCTCCATGCCCATGGGCGCGGAGCATACCCGAAGCCCGCCGGGCCGCGCTCAGTTCTCGAAGGCGACGTCGATCGGAAGCGTGAGGTCGCGGCGGACGATCACGCACTGGGATTCGTCGTCTTCACAAATCCCGAACTTCAAGAGCCCCTGGGCCACGCCGCCGCCGGGGGCTTCGGCGAAGAGTTTCGTCACGAACTCGAAGCCGTTCTCGTGCTTCGCACGCACTTCGGATTGGCGCAGCTCCGCGGGCTCGAAGGCCATCGTCGCCGGCGCCGTCAGATCGAGACGCGCAGGCGCCTCCTCGGCCACGTGCCAGCCGCCCGTCGTCTCCACGGTCACCCGCAGTTCGCCCGCCTGATCCGCCGCCGACGGCGAATCCGAGGCGAGGAGCACGCGGAAGCGATCCTCACTGACCAGGAGCTCGGGTTCGGGCGCCTCCGCCTCCGCCGCACAGCCCAGCCAGGCTCCGAGCGCCACGAGCGCGAAAAGACGCGGGGCAACGGCGCTCGGCCGACGAGGAAGGAAGTGTTCGCTCACGCGCGGGATCTCCTCAGCAGGGACAGGGGCCCCTAGAACTTCGACATCACCTGATCGGCGAAACCATCGATTCCCTTGCGCAGGCCGTCGCGATCGAAGCCCGGCGGTCCCATCACGACGCGCGAGACGCCCTGGTCCTCGAGGCGCTTGATCGCGTCGACGTCGAGTCCGGGAATCGAGGTCGTCACCTCGATCTCGGACGGATCGCGCCCGACCTTCGCGCACTCGTCCGACATGGCCTCCAGCAGCTTGCCGAGCCGGTCCCCCTCGGTCTTCATCGGGAAGAAGCCGTCTCCCACCCGCGCGGCACGACGCGCGGCGCCGAGCACGTGCCCCCCCACCACGATCGGCACGCCGCCCGCCTGGACCGGCTTCGGGTTCGACTCGAGCGCCTCCCAGCCGTAGTGCGTTCCCTTGAACGCGTTCGCGCCGGGCTTCCAGAGCGTCCGCAGGGCGGCGCAGGACTCCTCGGTCCGCGTGACGCGCTCGTCGAAGGGAATGCCGAGGGAACGGAACTCGTCCTCCATCCAGCCGATTCCGACGCCCAGAATCGTGCGCCCCTTCGAGAGCACGTCGAGGGTGGCGACCTCCTTGGCGACGTAGATCGGGTGTCGCTGGGGCAGGATCAGGATCCCGGTGGCGAGGCGGATCTTGCTGGTGGCACCCGCGACGAAGGACAGCCAGATCAGCGGGTCGGGGATCGGCGAATCCTCGTTGCCCGGCATCTTGCCGCTGTCGCTGTAGGGATACTGGGCCTGATAGCCAGCGGGCACGGCCACGTGCTCGACGGTCCAGAGCGACTCGAAGCCGGCGGCTTCCGCGGTCTGGGCGAAGAAGGCGGCCTCGTCCGGCTGGACGAACGGGCCGACGTTGGCGAAGGCGATTCCGAACTTCATCGGGACTCCTGGGGGTGGGGCTCAGCCCGGTGGAGGGACGAGGATACACCCACGGTCGGGCGAGGTCCGGGCCGCGGCGTGGAGCGGCGCGGGGTACCCTGCCCGCATGCCCCTCGCCCAGCGGACGCTCCTGGCCGCCCTCCTGCGCTTCGCCGGTCGGCTCCGCTTTCCCACCCTGTTCTTCGTGACGG
It encodes the following:
- a CDS encoding LLM class F420-dependent oxidoreductase, yielding MKFGIAFANVGPFVQPDEAAFFAQTAEAAGFESLWTVEHVAVPAGYQAQYPYSDSGKMPGNEDSPIPDPLIWLSFVAGATSKIRLATGILILPQRHPIYVAKEVATLDVLSKGRTILGVGIGWMEDEFRSLGIPFDERVTRTEESCAALRTLWKPGANAFKGTHYGWEALESNPKPVQAGGVPIVVGGHVLGAARRAARVGDGFFPMKTEGDRLGKLLEAMSDECAKVGRDPSEIEVTTSIPGLDVDAIKRLEDQGVSRVVMGPPGFDRDGLRKGIDGFADQVMSKF
- a CDS encoding DUF3127 domain-containing protein, with protein sequence MGMETTGRIHALFDTQQVTERFRKREFVVELGDNPRYPQYVLFQLTGDRCENLDGFEVGEEVKVEFSLRGREWQSPRGETKYFNSLDVWTLERLSASAGAGDPFPVDDAPPPSDDDVPF
- the lnt gene encoding apolipoprotein N-acyltransferase, whose protein sequence is MSGSRFGSHGTLGAPTAWARGRARVLAGAVASAVLVTASFPPLDLAPLAWIALVPLFVVLRDARPGLGALAGSTFAVALCALLASWLPGLVDGFFAVGLGGSLALASGVALYFALPFALLGAGLAAAGNRAGPIAVGAAWWCCEALRFAGPLELPWALLAYSQSAVLPFVQAADTVGALGLGAVLAAANAVLAEVVRGLRRPAFPRVESAVVLASLIAAWLYGTDALRHHFEQGDALDVVVVQGGLSRTQRLAPDAHADNLGHYLALSERAGPNADLVVWPELALRFDPSQRPDLWQEFSEHTRRSTADWLVGAPGSRTRALLREPVNTALLVRAGRIRGRHEKVRLVPFSETQPRWSPIERSRFAAGLSLHPLEGEAARVGVLLCSEALFPALARELAAKGANLLVNPSNDDWFASPAATAHQVAVGVFRAVENRRPWLRPSTTGSSVVIDAHGRVLARAPYGEPAVLRARVHPTNVNSPRARLANWVPPAASGALLSCVWLFAVGRRRPE
- a CDS encoding adenylate/guanylate cyclase domain-containing protein; protein product: MTSAGPAARIGLAVLAVVAAGAWILHLDLALRGRLAWAPIYVTPATSPTDAPQVSSFWPETPASATDLRPGDRLISVGQRSLVGASRMGVLAALYGAADASGRVDLEVDRAGETRAAFLELRPYNAPWSFTPVILGLWVAAVLIALRSDSRAGRAFAWMCLAYATHWAAFLSGGEWRTGLGLPLYALAIGFTGPLALRAFLLFPGAAREPRWPWLFLVIAPLLTSWQIGAPLAPEIGLPLLFASYALLVVCILAVVARVYVRSDVRARRQLRWIALGLYLALVPIAAAAVAGGFVPAWRPAYEWSLLALLFMPVCLTLALVRYNLFDIDRLISVTASYSLLGVVALAFGIGVAPRVAAATSRATSVDPNLAQGVFALAIGAGLFFGGRALRPRIEGFFFRERRALDEGVRELRVQLRGFDAPGPLFERLGTELSQLLGLTDLAIYARTDEHFVPVFGAGASVAPSFDVRGRLAALVEDADRAIPEERWRRWQSATLLEEVEAASLEALDAQLLLPIRGDKHLQAFLVLGEKASGDVYTPVDLALLEGLAEGVALQLERFDAAAIVRVERERQERLAGYVPAAVRDALSRASSDVPAGEQEVSVLFVDIRGYTGFSEQRRPDEIFQVVSAYTAAVSDVVREHQGWVVDFQGDGLMAVFGAPRRHPQKEAAAVRAALTLVHDLSLEEHTGEPLTVGVGVATGPAYVGHIQSSERRIWCVLGNTTNLAARLQSLTRDLGVEVVIDDATRNAAGEAAARFESRPPVRVRGRSTALPLHVV